One part of the Mariniblastus fucicola genome encodes these proteins:
- a CDS encoding DUF1569 domain-containing protein encodes MAEKTKRRDLKFQTVDDVIAEAQRLLDSGYQSNGNWNLGQTCFHLIEWIRYPMDGFPKPPWFVRTIFGAMKMFGMIEKMKQGILNDGFKPGTPTAPDTVAQPDALSDAEGVQQLAAIIERMKNHTAELYPSPLFGVMDNETWHTVTLRHCEHHLGFLEPKTHEQVG; translated from the coding sequence ATGGCCGAGAAAACGAAACGCCGGGACCTGAAATTTCAGACGGTCGACGATGTAATTGCAGAAGCCCAACGACTTTTGGATTCGGGCTATCAATCCAATGGCAACTGGAACCTGGGCCAAACCTGCTTTCATCTGATCGAGTGGATACGGTATCCCATGGATGGCTTTCCAAAGCCGCCGTGGTTCGTTCGAACCATTTTCGGAGCCATGAAAATGTTTGGCATGATTGAGAAAATGAAACAGGGAATTCTCAATGACGGATTCAAGCCCGGCACTCCGACCGCGCCAGATACCGTCGCGCAACCCGATGCTCTTAGCGACGCAGAAGGAGTACAGCAACTCGCTGCGATCATCGAACGAATGAAGAACCACACCGCCGAGCTGTATCCATCACCATTGTTCGGCGTGATGGACAACGAGACATGGCATACCGTCACATTGCGACACTGCGAACACCACTTGGGGTTCCTTGAACCCAAAACCCACGAACAGGTTGGCTAA
- a CDS encoding GDSL-type esterase/lipase family protein has protein sequence MPRHKEKLAARKEMEKVDLLFVGDSITHGWEQAGKKVFDQFYADRNVLNIGFSGDRTEHVLWRFENGAIDDIDPKLAVVMIGTNNTGHRMDPADETALGIEHILNGLKSRLPNTKILLLAVFPRDADTKGKHRVRNDEINALISDFADGEQVFFLDIGDKFLDENGNLPKSIMPDLLHPNEKGYEAWALAMEPIIKKLMGE, from the coding sequence ATGCCTCGTCATAAAGAAAAACTGGCTGCGAGGAAAGAAATGGAAAAAGTTGACTTGCTCTTCGTCGGCGACTCCATCACACACGGCTGGGAACAGGCTGGTAAAAAAGTCTTCGATCAGTTCTACGCCGACCGCAACGTCCTGAACATTGGCTTCAGTGGCGATCGTACGGAACATGTTTTGTGGCGATTCGAAAACGGGGCCATCGACGACATCGACCCAAAGCTGGCGGTTGTGATGATCGGCACCAACAACACCGGTCACCGCATGGATCCTGCTGACGAGACGGCGCTGGGCATTGAGCACATTCTCAATGGGCTAAAAAGTCGGCTGCCGAACACGAAAATTTTGCTGCTGGCCGTATTCCCTCGCGATGCCGACACGAAAGGCAAGCACCGCGTTCGCAATGATGAGATCAATGCGTTGATCAGCGACTTTGCTGACGGCGAACAGGTTTTCTTTCTGGATATTGGCGACAAATTCCTGGACGAAAATGGAAACTTGCCAAAGTCGATCATGCCCGACCTGCTGCATCCGAACGAGAAAGGCTACGAAGCTTGGGCATTGGCAATGGAGCCGATAATCAAGAAGCTGATGGGCGAGTAG